A stretch of Anaeromyxobacter dehalogenans 2CP-1 DNA encodes these proteins:
- a CDS encoding sensor histidine kinase — MMGRLLLTLFEAMAVFFVLFHLYSRSRAFRPARTDWLRPRAKLSLLLFFTGIAILGTYLGLPLAGGAIANTRAVGAVLGGMLGGPAVGVAVGLLSGAHRLTLGGFTAGAGAIATTLEGLMGGLVHRRLASAAPDRLISWKLAFAVTAAGEALHMGLLLAVSRPFHESVRVVEGIGVPMILANSVGAALFMTLLRDRHERYDRLAAATSAKALRIAERTLGPLARGFDRSVAGELASIIQEETGVGAVAITDTETVLAFVGRGSDHHRPGLPIASPLTRGAIERHEVVFADGEHEHYRCAVSAACPLDSAVVIPLVVDGAAIGTVQLLETARTRFRRLNRSLGEGIADLLSDQLLRARFHEQKSLLVLTELKLLQAQVDPHFLFNALNTVHAVTRTDPERARELLGHLSALFRKNLKRSAPLSTLEEELEHAGAYLEIEKARFGDRLAVLTEVDPALLRLRLPTFTLQPLIENAVKHGLGATLGQATARIRAYRQGATAVIEIEDDAGAYAPRAGADGMGMSLVDRRIKNLLGAEWGVTVSCTPSALTRVSVRVPFEERPA; from the coding sequence ATGATGGGCCGCCTGCTGCTCACGCTGTTCGAGGCGATGGCGGTCTTCTTCGTCCTGTTCCACCTCTACTCGCGCTCGCGCGCCTTCCGGCCCGCCCGCACCGACTGGCTGCGGCCCCGCGCCAAGCTCTCGCTGCTGCTGTTCTTCACCGGCATCGCGATCCTCGGCACCTACCTCGGCCTCCCGCTCGCGGGCGGCGCCATCGCCAACACCCGCGCCGTGGGCGCGGTCCTGGGTGGCATGCTGGGCGGGCCGGCGGTGGGCGTGGCGGTGGGCCTGCTCTCGGGCGCGCACCGCCTCACCCTGGGCGGCTTCACCGCCGGCGCTGGGGCCATCGCCACCACGCTGGAGGGGCTGATGGGCGGGCTGGTGCACCGGCGGCTCGCCTCGGCCGCGCCGGACCGGCTCATCTCCTGGAAGCTCGCCTTCGCGGTGACCGCCGCCGGCGAGGCGCTCCACATGGGCCTGCTGCTCGCCGTGTCCCGGCCGTTCCACGAGTCGGTCCGCGTGGTGGAGGGCATCGGCGTGCCCATGATCCTGGCGAACTCGGTGGGCGCGGCGCTGTTCATGACGCTGCTGCGCGACCGCCACGAGCGCTACGATCGCCTGGCCGCCGCCACCTCCGCGAAGGCGCTCCGGATCGCCGAGCGGACGCTGGGCCCCCTCGCGCGCGGCTTCGATCGCTCGGTCGCCGGCGAGCTGGCCTCCATCATCCAGGAGGAGACCGGGGTGGGCGCGGTGGCCATCACCGACACCGAGACGGTGCTCGCGTTCGTGGGGCGCGGGTCCGACCACCACCGGCCCGGCCTGCCCATCGCCTCGCCGCTGACCCGCGGCGCCATCGAGCGGCACGAGGTGGTGTTCGCGGACGGCGAGCACGAGCACTACCGCTGCGCGGTCTCGGCGGCCTGCCCGCTCGACTCGGCGGTGGTCATCCCGCTGGTGGTGGACGGCGCGGCCATCGGGACGGTGCAGCTCCTCGAGACCGCGCGCACCCGGTTCCGGCGGCTGAACCGGTCGCTGGGCGAGGGCATCGCCGACCTGCTCTCCGACCAGCTCCTGCGGGCCCGCTTCCACGAGCAGAAGAGCCTGCTCGTCCTCACGGAGCTGAAGCTCCTGCAGGCGCAGGTGGACCCGCACTTCCTGTTCAACGCGCTCAACACCGTGCACGCCGTCACCCGCACCGACCCGGAGCGTGCCCGCGAGCTGCTCGGCCACCTCTCCGCGCTGTTCCGCAAGAACCTGAAGCGCTCCGCCCCGCTCTCCACGCTGGAGGAGGAGCTGGAGCACGCCGGCGCCTACCTGGAGATCGAGAAGGCCCGCTTCGGCGACCGCCTGGCGGTCCTCACCGAGGTGGACCCGGCGCTGCTGCGGCTGCGGCTGCCCACGTTCACGCTGCAGCCGCTCATCGAGAACGCGGTGAAGCACGGCCTCGGCGCGACGCTCGGGCAGGCCACCGCCCGCATCCGCGCCTACCGCCAGGGCGCCACGGCGGTGATCGAGATCGAGGACGACGCCGGCGCCTACGCGCCGCGGGCCGGCGCCGACGGGATGGGCATGAGCCTGGTGGACCGGCGCATCAAGAACCTGCTGGGCGCGGAGTGGGGGGTCACCGTCTCCTGCACGCCGAGCGCGCTGACGCGCGTGTCGGTGCGGGTGCCGTTCGAGGAGCGTCCCGCGTGA
- the btsR gene encoding two-component system response regulator BtsR, whose product MRAVIVDDEPNARAELRALLQATGEVEIAADCGNAVEALQAVRRERPDVLFLDVQMPVVDGFELLGMLDPDDLPAVVFVTAHDAFALRAFEESAADYLLKPVAPDRLRRSLERLRARAGVARAAPPLAPPLTRVPCLAGRAVKLVPLAEIELVRSGPAGVHVVTAQGELFTELTLKVLEERGGLLRCHKQHLVNADRVDEIRPGDASDPGAAVIRTRGGHDVPVSRRHLAQVRARLGI is encoded by the coding sequence ATGCGCGCCGTCATCGTGGACGACGAGCCCAACGCCCGGGCCGAGCTGCGCGCGCTGCTCCAGGCCACCGGCGAGGTGGAGATCGCGGCCGACTGCGGCAACGCGGTCGAGGCGCTGCAGGCCGTGCGGCGCGAGCGGCCGGACGTGCTGTTCCTCGACGTCCAGATGCCGGTGGTGGACGGGTTCGAGCTGCTCGGCATGCTCGACCCCGACGACCTGCCGGCGGTGGTGTTCGTCACGGCGCACGACGCGTTCGCGCTCCGCGCGTTCGAGGAGAGCGCCGCCGACTACCTGCTGAAGCCGGTGGCGCCCGACCGGCTCCGCCGGTCGCTGGAGCGGCTGCGCGCCCGCGCCGGCGTCGCGCGCGCCGCCCCGCCGCTCGCGCCGCCGCTCACGCGCGTGCCCTGCCTCGCCGGCCGCGCGGTGAAGCTGGTCCCGCTCGCGGAGATCGAGCTCGTCCGCTCCGGCCCCGCCGGCGTGCACGTGGTCACCGCGCAGGGCGAGCTGTTCACCGAGCTCACCCTGAAGGTGCTGGAGGAGCGCGGGGGGCTGCTCCGCTGTCACAAGCAGCACCTCGTGAACGCGGACCGCGTGGACGAGATCCGCCCCGGCGACGCCTCGGACCCCGGCGCGGCCGTGATCCGCACGCGCGGCGGGCACGACGTGCCGGTGAGCCGGCGCCACCTGGCGCAGGTGCGCGCGCGCCTCGGGATCTGA
- a CDS encoding FAD-binding and (Fe-S)-binding domain-containing protein, with product MAHRDDVRALPEPYLRLHEALARHLPGERLVTDPLRRLALGTDASFYRLTPRLVVEVRTVDEVRRVLAEAARLGTPVTFRAAGTSLSGQAVTDSVLVRVTGGWRAMRVLDGGARIALEPGVVGADANAVLAPLGRKLGPDPASIGACMVGGIAANNASGMCCGTAQNSYRTVASMRLVLADGTVLDTDDPASREAFRAARPEIVDGLRVLRAEIEADPALRRRIIEKFRIKNTTGYALNAFVDFEDPLDVLLHLLIGSEGTLGFIAEITYHTVPEHAHKASALALFAGVGDAARATMLLQGGPVAAVELMDRASLRSVEAKPGMPPELAGLPDGAAALLIETRAATPAELGPQVEALLARMAPVRALAPVRFTAVKAEYERLWDVRRGLFPAVGAARPIGTTVVIEDVAFPIRHLADATVELQGLLATHGYDGIIFGHALDGNLHFVFTPDFGAEGEVERYARFMDDVCTMVARRYDGSLKGEHGTGRNVAPFVELEWGAKATGLMRRVKRLLDPGGLLNPGVVLNDDPRAHLRALKALPHAHPILDRCIECGFCEPRCPSRDLTLTPRQRIVAQREIARLRVTGEDPAALERLEHDYVYLGEQTCAVDGLCATACPVGIDTGEHTKWLRAQAHADGGAAADLAAVRFAAVAAGARAGLRLASAAHAVLGTAALAGLTRGLHRLSAGRLPVWNEATPRAARAPRLDGTRRGGDRVVYFPSCVARTMGPARGDAEGVEVHAAMLSLLGKAGFDAVFPPGLEGLCCGMPFESKGWPAQADRKGRELEAALLEASEGGRHPVVFDTSPCVYRMRKAAGGRLAIHDPVEFIQRLVLPRVSLTRVPGPVAVHVPCSAVKLGLAPAFRAVAEACAEQVVIPREVGCCGFAGDRGFTHPELNASALAPLAAALPAGCAAGFSSSRTCEIGLSLHAGVPYRPLAWLVDRCASPRAGRDLEPPVPRMHAP from the coding sequence ATGGCCCACCGAGACGACGTGCGCGCGCTCCCCGAGCCCTACCTCCGCCTCCACGAGGCGCTGGCGCGACACCTCCCCGGCGAGCGGCTCGTCACCGACCCGCTCCGCCGGCTCGCGCTCGGCACCGACGCGAGCTTCTATCGCCTCACCCCGCGCCTCGTGGTCGAGGTCCGGACGGTGGACGAGGTGCGCCGCGTGCTCGCCGAGGCGGCGCGCCTCGGCACGCCGGTGACGTTCCGCGCCGCGGGCACCAGCCTGTCGGGCCAGGCGGTCACCGACTCGGTGCTGGTGCGGGTCACCGGAGGCTGGCGCGCGATGCGCGTGCTGGACGGCGGCGCGCGCATCGCGCTCGAGCCCGGCGTCGTCGGCGCGGACGCGAACGCGGTGCTGGCGCCGCTGGGGCGCAAGCTCGGCCCCGACCCGGCCTCCATCGGCGCGTGCATGGTGGGGGGGATCGCCGCGAACAACGCGTCCGGGATGTGCTGCGGCACCGCCCAGAACAGCTACCGGACCGTGGCGTCGATGCGCCTGGTGCTGGCGGACGGCACGGTGCTCGACACCGACGATCCGGCGTCTCGCGAGGCGTTCCGCGCGGCGCGCCCGGAGATCGTGGACGGGCTGCGCGTCCTCCGCGCCGAGATCGAGGCCGACCCCGCGCTGCGCCGCCGGATCATCGAGAAGTTCCGGATCAAGAACACCACCGGCTACGCGCTGAACGCGTTCGTGGACTTCGAGGACCCGCTCGACGTCCTGCTCCACCTGCTGATCGGGTCGGAGGGGACGCTCGGCTTCATCGCGGAGATCACCTACCACACCGTCCCGGAGCACGCGCACAAGGCGAGCGCGCTGGCGTTGTTCGCCGGCGTCGGCGACGCCGCGCGCGCCACCATGCTCCTGCAGGGCGGCCCGGTCGCGGCGGTCGAGCTGATGGACCGGGCCTCGCTGCGCTCGGTCGAGGCGAAGCCCGGCATGCCGCCGGAGCTGGCCGGGCTGCCCGACGGCGCGGCGGCCCTGCTCATCGAGACCCGCGCCGCCACCCCCGCCGAGCTCGGCCCGCAGGTGGAGGCGCTGCTCGCGCGCATGGCGCCGGTGCGCGCGCTCGCGCCGGTCCGCTTCACCGCGGTGAAGGCCGAGTACGAGCGGCTCTGGGACGTGCGCCGCGGGCTGTTCCCGGCGGTGGGCGCGGCCCGGCCCATCGGCACCACCGTGGTGATCGAGGACGTGGCGTTCCCCATCCGCCACCTCGCCGACGCGACCGTGGAGCTGCAGGGGCTGCTCGCGACGCACGGCTACGACGGGATCATCTTCGGCCACGCGCTCGACGGGAACCTGCACTTCGTCTTCACGCCGGACTTCGGCGCCGAGGGCGAGGTGGAGCGGTACGCGCGGTTCATGGACGACGTCTGCACCATGGTGGCGCGCAGGTACGACGGCTCGCTGAAGGGGGAGCACGGCACCGGCCGCAACGTGGCGCCGTTCGTGGAGCTGGAGTGGGGCGCGAAGGCCACCGGGCTGATGCGGCGGGTGAAGCGGCTGCTCGACCCCGGCGGCCTGCTCAACCCGGGCGTCGTGCTGAACGACGACCCGCGCGCGCACCTGCGCGCCCTGAAGGCGCTCCCGCACGCGCACCCGATCCTCGACCGCTGCATCGAGTGCGGCTTCTGCGAGCCGCGCTGCCCGTCGCGCGACCTCACCCTCACCCCGCGCCAGCGGATCGTGGCCCAGCGCGAGATCGCCCGGCTGCGCGTCACCGGCGAGGACCCGGCCGCGCTCGAGCGGCTGGAGCACGACTACGTCTACCTGGGCGAGCAGACCTGCGCGGTGGACGGCCTGTGCGCCACCGCCTGCCCGGTCGGCATCGACACCGGTGAGCACACCAAGTGGCTGCGCGCGCAGGCCCACGCCGACGGCGGCGCGGCCGCCGACCTCGCCGCCGTCCGGTTCGCGGCGGTGGCCGCCGGGGCGCGCGCCGGGCTGCGGCTCGCGTCCGCGGCGCACGCGGTGCTCGGCACCGCCGCGCTCGCCGGCCTCACCCGCGGCCTGCACCGGCTCAGCGCCGGCCGGCTGCCGGTCTGGAACGAGGCCACGCCGCGCGCCGCCCGCGCCCCGCGGCTGGACGGGACGCGCCGCGGGGGCGACCGGGTGGTGTACTTCCCGAGCTGCGTCGCGCGCACCATGGGCCCGGCCCGCGGCGACGCGGAGGGCGTGGAGGTCCACGCCGCCATGCTCTCGCTGCTCGGCAAGGCCGGCTTCGACGCGGTGTTCCCGCCCGGCTTGGAGGGGCTGTGCTGCGGGATGCCCTTCGAGTCGAAGGGCTGGCCCGCGCAGGCGGACCGCAAGGGCCGCGAGCTGGAGGCGGCGCTCCTCGAGGCGAGCGAGGGCGGCCGGCACCCGGTGGTGTTCGACACCAGCCCGTGCGTGTACCGCATGCGCAAGGCGGCCGGCGGGCGGCTCGCCATCCACGATCCGGTCGAGTTCATCCAGCGGCTCGTGCTGCCGCGCGTGTCGCTCACCCGCGTGCCCGGGCCGGTGGCGGTGCACGTGCCCTGCAGCGCGGTGAAGCTCGGGCTCGCGCCGGCGTTCCGGGCGGTGGCCGAGGCCTGCGCCGAGCAGGTGGTGATCCCGCGCGAGGTCGGCTGCTGCGGCTTCGCCGGCGACCGCGGGTTCACCCACCCCGAGCTGAACGCCTCCGCGCTCGCGCCGCTGGCGGCGGCGCTGCCGGCCGGCTGCGCCGCGGGCTTCTCCTCCAGCCGCACCTGCGAGATCGGCCTGTCGCTGCACGCCGGCGTGCCGTACCGCCCGCTGGCCTGGCTGGTGGACCGCTGCGCGTCGCCGCGCGCCGGCCGAGACCTCGAGCCCCCCGTCCCCCGCATGCACGCACCGTGA
- a CDS encoding L-lactate permease → MSWTQIYTPVAGSLIVSALVAAIPVVALLGALAFFHVKAHWAALIGLVLALGIAIGVYGMPASMAGAAALNGAAFGLLPIGWIVLNAIFVYDITVRTGKFEVVKETIAGLASDRRIQVLLIGFSFGAFIEGAAGFGTPVAISAAMLIGLGFKPLPAAGLALIGNTAPVAYGALGTPIITLAKVTGLNELALSAMTGRQLPLFSLIVPFWLVWAMSGFRGMVEVWPACLVAGLFFAVPQFVVSNFYGPSLVDIVAAAVSLLAMYLLLKVWQPRTVWRFHDERDSDAALAARKSVGAAAAHRAPTGAEALVAWLPWIILSVFVFAWGLPSVKAWMNGIFNPTWEVPFLHNLVHKAPPVSKALAPEAAKYSLNLLSATGTGLLLSGVVSGLVLKLGPGALLRTYLGTLKRVRFSLVTIAAMLALGFTTRFSGSDSTMGLAFASTGHLFPFFSPLLGWLGVALTGSDTSSNVLFGNLQVVSAQQIGMNPILAAASNSSGGVMGKMIDAQSIVVASVATGQHGHEGIILRYVFWHSLVLACLVGVVVFLQAYVFTGMVPIPH, encoded by the coding sequence ATGAGCTGGACCCAGATCTACACCCCCGTCGCCGGGAGCCTGATCGTCTCGGCGCTCGTCGCCGCCATCCCGGTGGTCGCGCTGCTCGGCGCGCTCGCCTTCTTCCACGTGAAGGCCCACTGGGCCGCGCTGATCGGCCTGGTGCTGGCGCTCGGCATCGCGATCGGCGTCTACGGCATGCCGGCGTCGATGGCCGGCGCGGCCGCGCTGAACGGCGCCGCGTTCGGCCTGCTGCCGATCGGCTGGATCGTGCTGAACGCGATCTTCGTCTACGACATCACCGTCCGGACCGGGAAGTTCGAGGTGGTGAAGGAGACCATCGCCGGCCTCGCCTCCGACCGGCGCATCCAGGTGCTGCTCATCGGCTTCTCCTTCGGCGCGTTCATCGAGGGCGCGGCCGGGTTCGGGACGCCGGTGGCCATCAGCGCCGCCATGCTCATCGGCCTCGGCTTCAAGCCGCTGCCGGCGGCGGGCCTGGCGCTCATCGGCAACACCGCGCCGGTCGCGTACGGCGCCCTCGGCACCCCCATCATCACGCTCGCCAAGGTGACCGGCCTGAACGAGCTCGCGCTGTCCGCCATGACCGGGCGCCAGCTCCCGCTGTTCTCGCTCATCGTGCCGTTCTGGCTCGTGTGGGCGATGTCCGGCTTCCGCGGCATGGTCGAGGTCTGGCCGGCCTGCCTGGTGGCCGGCCTGTTCTTCGCGGTCCCGCAGTTCGTGGTGTCCAACTTCTACGGCCCCTCGCTGGTGGACATCGTGGCCGCCGCGGTGTCGCTCCTCGCGATGTACCTGCTGCTGAAGGTCTGGCAGCCCCGGACCGTGTGGCGCTTCCACGACGAGCGCGACTCCGACGCGGCCCTGGCGGCCCGGAAGTCGGTCGGCGCCGCCGCCGCGCACCGGGCGCCCACCGGCGCGGAGGCGCTGGTGGCGTGGCTCCCCTGGATCATCCTCTCGGTGTTCGTGTTCGCGTGGGGCCTGCCGTCGGTGAAGGCCTGGATGAACGGCATCTTCAACCCGACCTGGGAGGTGCCGTTCCTGCACAACCTGGTGCACAAGGCGCCGCCGGTGTCGAAGGCGCTCGCGCCCGAGGCGGCGAAGTACAGCCTGAACCTGCTCTCCGCCACCGGCACCGGCCTGCTGCTGTCCGGCGTGGTCTCCGGCCTCGTCCTGAAGCTCGGCCCGGGCGCGCTGCTCCGCACCTACCTCGGCACGCTGAAGCGGGTGCGCTTCTCGCTCGTCACCATCGCGGCCATGCTGGCGCTCGGGTTCACCACGCGCTTCTCGGGGTCGGACTCGACCATGGGGCTCGCGTTCGCCTCCACCGGCCACCTGTTCCCGTTCTTCTCGCCCCTGCTCGGCTGGCTGGGCGTGGCGCTCACCGGGTCCGACACGTCGTCGAACGTGCTGTTCGGCAACCTGCAGGTGGTGAGCGCGCAGCAGATCGGCATGAACCCGATCCTCGCGGCGGCCTCCAACAGCTCGGGCGGCGTGATGGGCAAGATGATCGACGCGCAGAGCATCGTGGTCGCGTCGGTCGCGACCGGCCAGCACGGCCACGAGGGGATCATCCTCCGCTACGTGTTCTGGCACTCGCTCGTGCTCGCCTGCCTGGTCGGCGTGGTGGTGTTCCTCCAGGCCTACGTGTTCACCGGCATGGTCCCCATCCCGCACTAG
- a CDS encoding (Fe-S)-binding protein produces MKVALFVPCYVDQLHPQVAHATVRVLERLGVEVVFPEEQTCCGQPMANAGFAADAAPLARHFLEVFGGYDHVVAPSGSCVSMVRNHYDAFLSGAPGFDRLRRGTFELCEFLTDVLKVGELPGRYPHKVGLHQSCHGLRELGLGSPSERMEPRFSKVGLLLSRLQGIELVSLSRPDECCGFGGTFAVAEEAVSCLMGRDRIADHLAAGAEVVTGTDVSCLMHLDGLARRTRLPLRFRHVAEILAEATA; encoded by the coding sequence GTGAAGGTCGCGCTGTTCGTTCCGTGCTACGTGGACCAGCTCCACCCGCAGGTCGCTCACGCGACGGTGCGGGTGCTGGAGCGGCTCGGCGTCGAGGTCGTGTTCCCCGAGGAGCAGACCTGCTGCGGCCAGCCCATGGCGAACGCCGGCTTCGCCGCCGACGCCGCGCCGCTCGCGCGCCACTTCCTGGAGGTGTTCGGGGGCTACGACCACGTGGTGGCGCCCTCCGGGAGCTGCGTCTCGATGGTCCGCAACCACTACGACGCGTTCCTGTCCGGCGCCCCGGGCTTCGATCGGCTGCGGCGCGGGACGTTCGAGCTGTGCGAGTTCCTCACCGACGTGCTGAAGGTGGGCGAGCTCCCGGGCCGCTACCCGCACAAGGTCGGGCTGCACCAGAGCTGCCACGGGCTGCGCGAGCTCGGCCTGGGCAGCCCGAGCGAGCGGATGGAGCCGCGGTTCAGCAAGGTCGGGCTGCTCCTCTCGCGGCTGCAGGGCATCGAGCTCGTCTCGCTCTCCCGGCCCGACGAGTGCTGCGGGTTCGGCGGCACGTTCGCGGTGGCGGAGGAGGCCGTCTCCTGTCTGATGGGGCGCGACCGGATCGCCGACCACCTGGCGGCCGGGGCGGAGGTGGTGACCGGGACCGACGTCTCCTGCCTCATGCACCTCGACGGCCTGGCGCGCCGGACGCGGCTGCCGCTCCGGTTCCGGCACGTGGCGGAGATCCTGGCGGAGGCGACCGCGTGA
- a CDS encoding lactate utilization protein B produces MTGHAERAARFAADEPRAHWHDQALWFVRLKRDRMAAAVPEWEALRERAAGVKAHARARLADYLEQFEREATRRGIRVHWARDADEHNAVVHRILSERGVTRVVKSKSMLTEECHLNPYLASRGIEVVDTDLGERIVQLAGEPPSHIVLPAIHKKKEEIGELFHRTLGTTAGASDPTYLTQAARAHLREKFLAAQAGLTGVNFAIAETGGIVVCTNEGNADMGTHLPPLHVACMGVEKIVPRLADLSVFLRLLARSATGQPVTTYTTHFHAPRPGGELHVVIVDNGRSRLLAEEEFRGALACIRCGACMNTCPVFRRSGGYSYAWTIPGPIGSVLAPGRDPAAHGSLPFASSLCGSCGAVCPVKIPLHDQLLARRREVVRAGGQPLAKRLAMRLGGWILGHRALYELAGRLARLALRHLPRALLYGRWNAWGRQRELPAAPAESFRDAWRRTRGGGRG; encoded by the coding sequence GTGACCGGGCACGCCGAGCGCGCCGCGCGCTTCGCGGCCGACGAGCCGCGCGCGCACTGGCACGACCAGGCGCTCTGGTTCGTGCGCCTGAAGCGCGACCGCATGGCGGCGGCGGTGCCGGAGTGGGAGGCGCTGCGCGAGCGCGCCGCGGGCGTGAAGGCGCACGCCCGGGCCCGGCTGGCCGACTACCTGGAGCAGTTCGAGCGCGAGGCCACCCGGCGCGGCATCCGGGTGCACTGGGCCCGCGACGCCGACGAGCACAACGCGGTCGTCCACCGGATCCTCTCCGAGCGCGGCGTCACCCGGGTGGTGAAGTCGAAGTCGATGCTGACCGAGGAGTGCCACCTCAACCCCTATCTGGCGTCGCGCGGCATCGAGGTGGTGGACACCGACCTGGGCGAGCGGATCGTCCAGCTCGCCGGCGAGCCGCCCTCGCACATCGTGCTGCCCGCCATCCACAAGAAGAAGGAGGAGATCGGCGAGCTGTTCCACCGCACCCTCGGCACGACCGCCGGCGCCTCGGATCCCACCTACCTCACCCAGGCCGCCCGCGCGCACCTGCGCGAGAAGTTCCTGGCCGCGCAGGCGGGCCTCACCGGCGTGAACTTCGCGATCGCCGAGACCGGCGGGATCGTGGTGTGCACGAACGAGGGCAACGCGGACATGGGCACGCACCTGCCCCCGCTCCACGTCGCCTGCATGGGCGTGGAGAAGATCGTCCCGCGCCTCGCGGACCTCTCGGTCTTCCTGCGCCTCCTGGCGCGCTCCGCCACCGGCCAGCCGGTGACCACCTACACCACCCACTTCCACGCGCCGCGCCCGGGCGGCGAGCTGCACGTGGTGATCGTGGACAACGGCCGCTCGCGCCTGCTCGCCGAGGAGGAGTTCCGGGGCGCGCTGGCCTGCATCCGCTGCGGCGCGTGCATGAACACCTGCCCGGTGTTCCGCCGCAGCGGCGGGTACAGCTACGCCTGGACCATCCCCGGCCCCATCGGCTCGGTGCTCGCCCCCGGGCGCGATCCGGCCGCGCACGGCTCGCTGCCGTTCGCGTCCAGCCTGTGCGGCTCCTGCGGCGCGGTCTGCCCGGTGAAGATCCCGCTCCACGATCAGCTCCTGGCCCGGCGGCGCGAGGTGGTGCGCGCAGGCGGCCAGCCGCTCGCGAAGCGGCTGGCGATGCGCCTCGGCGGGTGGATCCTCGGGCACCGCGCCCTGTACGAGCTGGCCGGGCGCCTGGCGCGCCTCGCGCTCCGGCACCTCCCGCGCGCGCTGCTCTACGGCCGCTGGAACGCGTGGGGACGCCAGCGCGAGCTGCCGGCCGCGCCGGCCGAGAGCTTCCGCGACGCCTGGCGCCGCACCCGGGGAGGCGGCCGTGGGTAG
- a CDS encoding LutC/YkgG family protein has translation MGSREEILAALRRAAPPDPGLPSEPVRGTPYADLALQLGEAVQAVGGAFQRVPDAAALREAVAALAARLEARRVVSRVEEAGAGTPGLAEVADPHQLEGVDLAVLPGRFAVAENGAVWVAGEDLGHRAVFVIAQHLALVVPAAEIVNDLHEAYARIRFDGPGFGLFVAGPSKTADIEQALVIGAHGARSCTVFLVG, from the coding sequence GTGGGTAGCCGCGAGGAGATCCTGGCCGCGCTCCGCCGCGCCGCGCCGCCCGATCCCGGGCTCCCATCGGAGCCGGTGCGCGGCACGCCCTACGCGGACCTCGCGCTCCAGCTCGGCGAGGCGGTGCAGGCAGTGGGCGGCGCGTTCCAGCGGGTGCCGGACGCGGCGGCGCTGCGCGAGGCCGTGGCGGCGCTCGCCGCGCGGCTCGAGGCCCGCCGCGTGGTGTCGCGGGTCGAGGAGGCGGGCGCCGGCACGCCGGGCCTGGCGGAGGTCGCCGATCCGCACCAGCTCGAGGGCGTGGACCTGGCGGTGCTCCCGGGCCGGTTCGCGGTCGCCGAGAACGGCGCGGTGTGGGTGGCCGGCGAGGACCTCGGCCACCGGGCGGTGTTCGTGATCGCCCAGCACCTCGCGCTGGTGGTCCCCGCCGCGGAGATCGTGAACGACCTGCACGAGGCCTACGCGCGCATCCGCTTCGACGGCCCGGGCTTCGGGCTGTTCGTGGCCGGGCCGTCCAAGACCGCCGACATCGAGCAGGCGCTGGTGATCGGCGCCCACGGCGCGCGCTCGTGCACGGTGTTCCTGGTCGGCTGA
- a CDS encoding esterase/lipase family protein: protein MAPRHHVLLVPGFFGFANLGDFTYFGHVRDLLAEIGPAHGLDGEIRVVRTAPTATLRKRAALLAEDVARVLDGPGGEVSVVGHSSGGLDVRLLLSPEVSLPTDADVERCARAVRSVVTVSAPHYGTPVAHFFNNLLGQQVLKILSLATMYTLRAGRLPAGAALRLAAFLRRPAAPPGGVVEQLFSELLADFSGERRREIEDFFASLGDDQDLVTQIGPAAMDVFNATTEDRPGVRYGCVITRARPPGLRSVLAAGLGPYAQATHAMYVGLYRIASGTPLDREPPLSIVQARPLRLAYGRIPDARANDGMVPTRSQVWGDVIRAVWADHLDVIGHFGQPRHVPPHFDWLASGTGFTRGQFEETWRAVAAYLGGGSRRVRGR from the coding sequence GTGGCTCCGCGTCACCACGTCCTGCTCGTCCCGGGGTTCTTCGGGTTCGCCAACCTGGGCGACTTCACCTACTTCGGCCACGTGCGCGACCTGCTCGCCGAGATCGGCCCGGCGCACGGCCTGGACGGCGAGATCCGGGTGGTGCGCACCGCGCCCACCGCGACGCTGCGGAAGCGCGCCGCCCTGCTGGCCGAGGACGTCGCGCGCGTCCTGGACGGGCCCGGCGGCGAGGTGAGCGTGGTGGGCCACTCCAGCGGCGGGCTGGACGTGCGGCTGCTGCTCAGCCCCGAGGTGTCGCTCCCCACCGACGCCGACGTGGAGCGGTGCGCGCGCGCGGTGCGGTCGGTGGTCACGGTGTCCGCGCCGCACTACGGCACGCCGGTGGCCCACTTCTTCAACAACCTGCTCGGCCAGCAGGTCCTGAAGATCCTCTCCCTCGCCACGATGTACACGCTCCGCGCCGGGCGGTTGCCCGCGGGCGCCGCGCTCCGGCTGGCGGCGTTCCTGCGGCGGCCGGCGGCGCCGCCGGGCGGCGTGGTGGAGCAGCTCTTCTCCGAGCTGCTGGCGGACTTCTCGGGCGAGCGCCGGCGCGAGATCGAGGACTTCTTCGCCAGCCTGGGCGACGACCAGGACCTCGTCACCCAGATCGGCCCCGCCGCCATGGACGTGTTCAACGCCACCACCGAGGACCGGCCCGGGGTGCGCTACGGCTGCGTGATCACGCGGGCGCGGCCGCCTGGCCTGCGCTCCGTGCTGGCGGCGGGCCTCGGGCCGTACGCGCAGGCCACCCACGCCATGTACGTCGGGCTCTACCGCATCGCCTCCGGCACGCCGCTGGACCGCGAGCCGCCGCTCTCGATCGTGCAGGCGCGGCCGCTGCGGCTCGCCTACGGGCGCATCCCCGACGCGCGCGCCAACGACGGCATGGTCCCGACGCGCAGCCAGGTCTGGGGCGACGTGATCCGCGCGGTCTGGGCCGATCACCTCGACGTCATCGGCCACTTCGGCCAGCCACGCCACGTGCCGCCGCACTTCGACTGGCTGGCCTCCGGCACCGGCTTCACCCGCGGCCAGTTCGAGGAGACCTGGCGCGCGGTGGCGGCGTACCTGGGCGGCGGTTCGCGGCGGGTGCGCGGCCGCTGA